Proteins found in one Lates calcarifer isolate ASB-BC8 linkage group LG8, TLL_Latcal_v3, whole genome shotgun sequence genomic segment:
- the cysltr1 gene encoding cysteinyl leukotriene receptor 1 produces the protein MGHPNLTDSVESNSTDCPSIDDFRNQVYSTSYSLITVLGLVGNGFALVVLIRTYRQGSPFHVYMLNLAVSDLLCVMTLPLRVHYYVAKGRWDHGDFLCRISSYALYVNLYCSIYFMAVMSVTRFLAIVYPVQNLRLVTENRARLVCVAVWVFICLSSSPFLMSGQHFDSVTNKTKCFEPPRRQGVRKLVMLNYLSLVIGFVMPFLVILVCYAGIVRTLLSRTSAARRQRGTGTRAIRMIVIVLLTFLISFMPYHVQRTIHLNFLSRGDTTCSEKIAMQKSVVVTLCLAAANSCFDPLLYFFSGEGFRSRLSSLRQSMKNSTLRRIGRVKPATGSESGENHQLKAT, from the coding sequence ATGGGGCATCCGAATCTGACAGACAGCGTAGAGAGCAACTCTACTGACTGTCCGTCCATAGATGACTTCCGGAACCAGGTTTACTCCACGTCCTACTCCCTGATCACTGTGTTAGGCTTAGTTGGGAACGGCTTCGCCCTGGTGGTGCTGATCAGAACCTACCGCCAGGGATCCCCTTTCCATGTCTACATGTTGAACCTGGCTGTGTCCGACCTGCTGTGTGTCATGACACTGCCGCTGCGGGTTCATTACTATGTCGCCAAGGGCCGCTGGGACCACGGGGATTTTCTCTGCCGCATTAGCTCCTACGCCCTCTATGTAAACCTCTACTGCAGTATTTACTTCATGGCTGTCATGTCTGTCACCCGTTTCTTGGCCATAGTCTACCCTGTGCAGAACCTGCGGCTGGTGACAGAGAACCGTGCCCGCCTGGTGTGTGTTGCCGTCTGGgtgtttatttgtctttcaTCCTCTCCCTTCCTCATGTCTGGCCAACATTTTGACTCCGTCACGAATAAAACCAAGTGCTTTGAGCCCCCACGACGTCAAGGTGTGCGGAAACTAGTCATGCTGAACTATTTGTCTCTAGTGATAGGCTTCGTCATGCCCTTCCTGGTTATCCTGGTCTGCTATGCCGGCATAGTCCGCACCCTACTGTCTCGTACCAGTGCTGCTCGACGCCAGCGGGGCACGGGTACCAGAGCCATTCGCATGATTGTCATCGTCCTGCTGACCTTCCTAATCAGCTTCATGCCTTACCACGTGCAGCGCACCATCCACCTGAACTTCCTGTCCAGAGGTGACACTACCTGCTCAGAGAAGATTGCCATGCAGAAGTCTGTCGTGGTGACACTGTGCCTGGCTGCTGCCAATTCATGCTTTGATCCGCTGCTCTATTTTTTCTCTGGAGAAGGTTTCCGCAGCCGCTTGTCCTCCCTCCGCCAGTCAATGAAAAACAGCACCCTGAGACGCATAGGCAGGGTGAAGCCTGCCACAGGCTCAGAGTCTGGGGAAAACCACCAGCTGAAAGCCACTTAA